In the Sorghum bicolor cultivar BTx623 chromosome 4, Sorghum_bicolor_NCBIv3, whole genome shotgun sequence genome, GCCTTTAGACCTGGTGAATATGaatttaatatttttatgaaaTTAATTTAATAAGGTAGACCAGTTTTAATAAGTTAttgtttatttaacaaataaaaGGATAAGCATACGTAAACTATCTATTGCACACATATAGCATATCGAATAAATAGTTGATCCGATTATCTCGACTCGTAAATACAACTGCTCAATCATATTTAAGAATAGCTTCAACAATTGGATAATAAATTTCATAATGCATTGTCATTACATTATCATTAGGAGTTAACTTTTTAGTCAATTTTCTTTGTTCAACGGCTATTTCAAGCCATATATTCTGGAACTGTTTGGCAGCAACCAGCAGGTTCCATAATTTAATATTTATCCTTCTTCCTTGTCAATTTTAAGTTAAATTAACTGGCACACCTCGGATTTGAGTCACCAAGTTAAACTCGTGCATTGAGGCTCAGCAAGTCTAGAACTTCAGCTTTCGTACACCCTGTCAGAGCCACATGAGAAAAAGCAAATTTTTGTACCAACACAGGGTCTTAAGGATCCGATACAAGTGGGGCCACAAGCTGGTGTCTTCCTACTGTGAAGGAAAATGTGAAGCAGGGCAAGTTTTActgctactccctccgtcccaaaaagaatgTCGTTTTGGGTTTTCGTGCCACAACTTTAActcaatttatagaaaatatgtgcaatatttatatctctaaataaatttgttaaaaaactagacttaaagatctttctaatgatactaattatttactataaatattaatattttttactatatatttagttaaagttatttttgGAAAAGCgcaaacgacacttattttggaaCGAAGAGAGTAAGTTTGAGTTTGAGGGAAGCTAATTAACATACCGACAACAGTTTCGTTGTGTGGCTTCATTCCTGCATCTCTGTTAGTGTTAGGTTAACTTGATATAAATTATCTTGGTGCTCCTGATATCGACATGTTAACTGTTGTGCACTCTGTGGTTGCGACACATCTGATGCATTGCTTTGGCCGATTTGTATGTAACTGGACCGCCGTAGCCTCTCACATCCGATGCACATCCCTTTGTCGAACAGGCAACAGCAACCCATGTTGTGGGATCCATCTTCCCGCTGTCTGAGTTGGTGTTGGTGGGGTATAGAAAAAAAACACAAATTTGAATaaaggaaaataaaagaaaatgtaTTTGAAAAAACCATGTCGCCCTGTTTGGATACCTCCGGTTTTTAAGAATCTGCCATTTGGAAACTTGATGAAATCTAAATAGTCTAGTTTTTGTGTAGTTTCTTGTGTCAGTTTTTGTCAGATTCTTAAAAACCAAGTTGTCAATTTCTTGTTACCGTTTGAGCAACAATTGAAGCCAGATTCTTAAAAACTGGGAGATCCAAATACTGCTACCATTTTTTGCTCAGAATCGAAATTATAAAAACTAGAGGCAAAAACTGATTTTTAAAAATCTGAAACTCATTCAAATAGGCCCTAAGCTAGAGAATCAAACCAAAATATAATGGCCGGGCTTCATTTCAATAATAAGTGAGCGTCCACGAAGCACTGCAATGTAAGAGTAAATCTTCAAGATCCTCACGACAAATAGAAATAGAGATTTTAGTAGAAAAACCCCTTTAATAGTTTATTTAAGTTGATCTCTGAATATGTACAAGTTAGGCTCCCTAGAGTATGCACTAGTTATAGAAAAACTTTTGAAGGATAGAAAGTACAGAAAGGGATTGTTATTCAAATGGTCTTATAAATGATGATTTGGAGAACAAGTTTAAAAAAGACTCTTAGATTATAGATGCTCTAACGACTGACTGGAGCTCAACATCTTTAGGGACTTCATCCAATGAGCCAAAGCCCGGAGAGCCCAGTGCCGACACGGTGGTTATCTCGAAAGCCGGAGAAAGACCTCAAAGGAACTTTCCAATCTGTACAAGTCAGCAGATTAGGTATCTGATTCCAATATGTACAAGTCAGCAGATTTTCCAATATGTACAAGTCAGCAGATTAGGTATCTGATTCGACAACGCGTGAAACATACGTCTCAGCGACCCATCTGTAGCACGGAGAATGTTGACTCATCTCAATAGAAAAAGGTACCACAAATCATGAGCAAACACCACCCATATTTCTGTGACAAAAAAAATCCATGTACGGCACCAGATATGATTCAGGACCATGTGCAAAGACCCTGAAGAAACATGTGAACCGCAAAATTTCAGATGAACAATAACGTTTCAGAGGGAAAACCACCACTTACTCTGCGGGACGAAAACTGTATTATAACCTCATATGTACCAAACCAAAGACAAGAGTATAGCTATATATGCAGGCTGAATATATACAGCGAAGCAACCAACACCCCCCTTATTCCCCTAATTACACAACCATGGTAGGCGGGGCACTAGCACGAGTAGTGCGGCTGGTGCAGGGTCCTCTTCATCTTGTCAAGGATCCCGACGGCCTTCCGCCTTGCCCTTGAAGTGCCGTTCTGCACGAGCCAGGCCAGGGACCCGTTCAGCTTCTCGTGCTCCGCAACCTCTCTCAGTTTGGTGCGGTCGTACATACAGACTGCGAAGAGCACCGCAACTGCATTCTCCTTGTTGCGCTTGCACTGGTCTTCCTTTATAACATGGAGCATGGAGGCCACGCCGCCGGTCTCGCCGATCTCCTCTACTGTCTCGTGGTCACCTGACAGCAGGGCAAGGATGGCCAGAGACTCATCCACCAGCGAGTCATCAGTGATGGCCTTCAGGGTCACGTCAATAACCCCACTCTTGGTGGCCCTTGATTTGTTCTCGTGCAGCATGCAGAGGTTGAAGATAGCTGAAGCTGCATCTTTCTTCGCTATCATGCTGCCATGttcgaggagatccaccagaggTCTCATCACGCCTAGTTCACcaatcttcaccttgttgctgtCAAGGGCAGATAAACTGAAGATGGCAGCTGCAGCATTGCTCCGGGCCTCCATGGTTCCTGATTGTAAGGTCCTTATGAGGAACGGGATTGCCAATGGATCATCTCCAATAATCTTCTTGTTGCTCTCATGAATAGAAAGATTAAGAATAGTTGTCACCATATCCTCCAGAACTTCTGCATTGTTTTCTAGCTCTGGGTTGGATGCTACGGAAATGATCTGTGAGATTGAATCCGGTTTCTCTCCTATGGCTGCTCTTAGTGAACTGTTGCACTTTGTCAGCAGCCTGAGATCTTTAATGGCTTCCCTCTGCTCAGATAGGTTTGACGACGATGCGATCCTCTCAAATATTTTACTAAATGTCTTTCGCTCATTGTTTGTAACCAGATCTTCATCTTGGTTCTCAACTGGTGGCAGAGTGATCCCATTATCTGTGCACCACTGTGAGATCATGCTTCTCACAAGGTGGTTCGGGATGATAATTGTATTTGAAAGGACTTGTTGAGTCTGCGGGCATGTCCGGTTTCCAGCACTTAACCATTCTTGAATGAAACGACGATCATACGTCTGCACAAGGAGTAGAATAGTTATGTCAAGCTTATGCCACAAAAACATCTATGACAATTCAGCAGTAAAGAAAGCAATTACTTATGAAACATATTTATAACTCATAAGCTATATGATTTTTGTGTAAGCATACAGAGAAACAAACAGTTGTATGAAGCAGATTGACTGATTTATTACTTCTCTCAACCATTATGTTAAGTGAATACACCATTTTGGATTCGTGCAAAACAAGAGGATTTATGAATGCATCAATACACAATGTCAACATCAGGGACCACACAAAGTAGGAGTAATTTATAAAGGTTAAATCACATAAGTCATTCAGGCACAGTGATAAATATGGGACCTCGTCCAGGAAAATGAAGCTGGTATACCAACCATTTTATTCAAGAAGAATCTAAATTAACCTATTTCTCCTGAAGGTAAAAGTGGCAGTGTCATACCAACTATTTCATGCAAAAACGCTGCAAACAGAAGTCTCAATCATATTTATTTGAACACAACTGGGTGGTGCAGGGCTAATTAAAATTTGAATTAAACCTGTCACATCATTTGTAAGGaaatcttagtaagcttttcttTTCCCTGAACGAAGGAATAAATTCTGAACAGGACATGCCGACAAAGGCAGAACCAAGTCaatacaggccttgtttagttcccaaaaaattttgcaaaatttttcagattctccatcacatcgaatctttagacacatgcatggagtattaactatagacgaaaataaaaactaattgcacagtttggtcggaattgacgagacgaatcttttgagcctagttagtccatgattggacaatatttgtcaaatacaaacgaaagtgctacagtgtcgattttgcaaatttttttggaactaaacaaggcccgatggAATACAGCACATCTCCGACGGGACAGGCAATTGAAGTGTTAAAACTCTAGTATCCAAAACCAGTTAAAACTGAATCTTCAAACATTAACTTTTGTTATGAGCAGCTCTATTCCCCTTTTCAATCCATTACAACATAACTCATGCATTGTGTAAATTTATATAGATAGAAGCAACTTTTCTTTTTAATTGAACATAATACATACAGTTACATGTAACACTTTTATGGATTTAACTTTCAATGATGTAACACTCACTTGTTGGTGAGATGAAGCAATTGAAACAAGAACCAAGAACAAGCCGGAAAGAATCAAGGTATATGTGCTCGGAATGAAAGCCTCAGCAAACAAGGACGAGTACCACGGCATCAATGTAGAATATAGTGGACCAAAAATGGCTAAAAGGTTCGTTCAATTGATGCGGTGCTCACATCACACCGACAGAATGATGCAAACAAAATCCCAAGGCCATAAAAGCTGAATCTTTTCATGATCTGTCCATGCGAAGAACTAGGGTACGGCAAGTGAACATGGCAATAACTCGAGTCACATGCACTGTCCAACATGGGGGGCGTAAGACGGTCAGAGTGACAGCACCCATCTGAGATCACGTAATAATAATAAATCGTCGTTCCAAATCCAAGCCATAAAATCCGGGTCTCGTGCTGCAGTACGCAACGTCATCTGTAGAAAGAGAGCAGAAGCGCACGCGGTTGCGTAGCAAAGAGGAAGAATCCCCATGTGGGTTCATTTCTATTTAGCACTTGCCATGGAGAAAGTACAAGAGAATTGTACAACGACAGTTCTAGCAACAGGAATGGAACACTTATTCAATCAGAAATCGTAGCTTTACAAGATCTAGGACGAGGCTAAATAATTAAGAACAGCTCAGGAAATTTTGAATACTCTGTCGCTTAGTAAGAATAGTCTATTTTAGCCCAAGCCTGAAGAATAACCACCAATAATCGAACGGCAAAAGCAACAGTAGCACCGAAAGAGAAAGCTGTAATCCTCGTGCTCTCAGAATAATCAAACGACAGAAAGAGAAAATCTGactgtaacaaaaggaaaagtaaaaaaaaaacactagtaGACGGAATTTTTTTGAAAACGCTGCTCAGCAGCCGGCAATCACATCACGGGAGAGCGGCGAATCACGAGCAAAAGGTAGAagatgaaaaataaataaaactagACAGAAATAAAGGGACACAAACAAAACTGTCGGGGGCACGAAAGGGACAGGTGGCGGTATCATCAGAAGCTTCTGGCACACCACAAAATTAagccgtgtgtgtgtgtgtggaggTTCAGACGTCGCAGCAGCGCTAGGAGGATGAGGACACGAGAgtagaggaggaagaggggaaGGTAAATTATAGGCGCTAAAGGAAATTCGAAATCCGTCCTGTCGATCACTTCATCACCTATACTAATAGGGAAGAATAAAATCGcacttcaattcattccttaaaaGAAAATCGTATTAATAAGGCAGGCTAAAAACTCCCTAGCATGGTTAAGCAACGACAATTATAACGCTAGTAAAAAATATAATCCACCGACTGAAAGAAGCACATCCAGTCTAATCGACCCCGCAACGCCAAGCCACGACGGGGAAGGGGAAGGCAAGGCAAGGTGGTAAGGTAAGTACCTGGCCGGAGGCGAGGACGACGGGATCCCTCATGATCTCCGAGGATATGGGGCAAAGGAAGTGCTCCGGCACCGCGGCCTCCGTCTCCGTGCGGCGCCTGTTCTGCCCACCGTCGCCGTGGCCGTCGCCTGCCCTGTTGTCCTTGCGGGGGCCAAGCTCGGCGTCCCTGAGCTTGGCGAGCGCCTCGGCCGCCTCGTCGAAGGCCTCGGCGTCGGCGCTCCCGGCCGCCACCGCGGCCACCAGGCGCCTCAGCCGGCGCCGcatcgccgccgcctcctctgcCGAGGCCACCGGCGTCGGCTTCGCCATGCCCCCAGGCCACCTCTTCCGCTAGCCAACGGTATTATCGGACGCTCCTAGCGCTGAAGCCTCGCGGTCGCGGTCGCGGTCGGGCCTGGCGCCGGCGGGCATGgagaggtggtggcggtggaggtctggaggaggaggagaggaagaGGCTTAATGGGGGGCTGGCGGACGGGTGGTGGTGGGTTACAGAGGAAGGAAGAGCGGCGGGTTTATGCGAGGGGTGGGACCCGCGCGGGCACGTTTAGCCCCGTGAATGATTTGGTTTCGAACGGCGGGGCCACCCGGTTTGGGCCGACGTGTGCGCCACTGTCTGCTGGACctgttttatttatatatattattataactatataattaagtgCAAATCTATATGCTCCTGAATAGTACTATCTATGTGCCACAATAAATTAATTTCTCGAATCACCTAGTCAAACTATCttatatttaattaatttcgtaaaaaataataatatcctCTATGGCACCAAATATATATTACAAAAATAAGTATATATTATGATGCATCTAGCGTTACTAATTTAGTGTCATGAATATAATTAATTGACTTATGgtaaatttaaaatttgatttattCTGTGACGAAGGCAATAAAATTACCCACAATTTATATTTTCAGAGATGGATGCATGCTATAATAATTACATTACATTACGGTATTGTTTGGACTCGCATGTAGTACACTTATGTGTGGAAGCCGGTGTGAGATGTAGAGTTTCAACATTAATATATGTTGAGCTTTTCGTAGGCCATGCTTGGATCCTCCGGTTTTTAACAGTTTTTTAAAATCTAGCTTTTGAAAATTGAGTATGATCCAAACATACCAGTTTTTGCCAACTAGAAAAATGTTGATATAAGCTTTTGTCAATTTTCTATGACTCATAGAATAGTAAATAAATGAAGTTAGATTCTTAAAAAACTTGGATCCAAACACTCCCATTTTTTTCTCAGAATCCAGATTTTAAAAATTACAGAcaaaaaatgattttaaaaaaaatccaaacATGACCTTAATAATAACAATGAAGAGCACAATCTTAGCATTCACGCTGGACAGAATGATGTTGACTGGCATTGTTTTCAGAAAAGGTGAGGCTGATTGTGAGCACATTATGGTCAGACACGAGTGAGTGGAGAAGATTGCACTAGACTCTACTGCACTAGCCGTCGTTCATTTTCATGCATCCACGGACTCATTGACCATTTATGTTATTTGGTACTATATATCATTCATTGACTCATCAAGTTTAAATCCTTCCGTAGGGTCAGAGTTTTATTTCATTCCTACACTTAGTTTTCtcattttctatatatatatatatgtccatGCTTCTCTTTCAAATGGGTCCTTTTTGCTTTTGCCCTCCAAATTATATTTGCTGAGACTATAAATACATCTTTTGGAAGCACCACTAAAATTTCTTGCTATTCCTTTTATAGTGAAACATTTACATCACTcaccaaaaacaaaagaaacagAAACTATATCTTTACGTGTTTGTATTTTCCATGTTCATAGGTGTATGTAAGAAGAATGATATGGAAACATTGTGACTCCATGCTCTCTGTGCAAATAACATAAAAGGTCGTCATTCCATTTTGTAAAAGGATATGTGCCTGAGGGTGCGTGAGAGAGAGGGGTTCTATCCAAGAAGGAAACCCATAGAGAAAAAACATAGTCATTTTAGTATTTTCATTGTGAACaaaatgtatatatatgaataaTACGAGGACAATTTGCAGCTTCGTTCTCTATTTGTAAGTGATAACATACAAAATGGATTTTATGTTTTCGTTTCAAATATATGCCTGGGTGTTAGAAATCGACATTTcccaaaaaaaggaaaaagagaagaaaaaaaatcagacTCCTTTTGTATGTTGCGATGCACAATATACATGTAAGAATTATAAGAAGGCATTGTAACTTagatgctttgagtgcaagTAACGGTTTTCTGATTTTGCGGAGAGATATGTCCCTAAGCATGAGAGATAGACCTCTTTCCTGCTAAAAGGAAAAGTTTTCTGTTTTGCTTAGGGATATGTCTCTGAGCATGAGAGATGCCcgcctttcttgcaaaaataaaaaggaaaaatatactCCTTTTGTATTTTAGGGTGCACAAAAGTATATTAAAAGCGCTATAAGGACACACTATATCGCCATGTCTAGGTCACTAGATACATGTAGCTTAAAAAGAGTTTTTTCTTGTTTTGCGAAGAGATATGTGCTTGAGCACGAGAGAGACCCACCTTTCCCTAAAAAAAGATGGAAACAAAAAGTCATActcctttttattttcaaatGCACCATGTGCCTCTAGGTAAATGAGATTTCCAACGATCAAATATATATAAAGTGTTACACACACTATGTGCGATGGTTCTCATCATCGTAATCCATCTTCATGACTTCTATTTATGTTCATAAGTTGCACTTTAGATTAAGTGTTTTTCTTGCTAAatcaatacatacatatattagaGGGGTAACACACTATATAAACGGATGTGCCTATATATAATTGGAAAATATGAGAACACTGTGCACAGTTTGGGCCGATGGTGTGCCACTGCCTGCTGGACCCGTTTTATTTCTTTGAAATAAAATCGCTGTGCCATAATATATTAATTCCTTGAATCACCTAAAGTCAAACTATCTTAATTTCAAttaattttatagaaaatagtaaTATCCTTTATGACACCAAATATACATTATGGGAATATATATCATCATGCATCTAGTGATAccaaatatacatatacatacattataaaaatatatatcattaTGTATCCAGGATATTAATTTAgtgtcataaatattaatatttttctatatatttAGTTTTAAATTCAAAATAGTTTGACTTATAACAAATCTAAAAGCCAATTTATATTGTGAGGAAGCCAGTAAAACTATATCCAACAGTACATATACTTGAGAGACAGATGCTATAATAATTACATTACATTACAGTACATGGGTGCTTTATTATTTTTCTGTGGAAGCTAGGTGTGAGATGTACAGTTTCAATATTAATATATGTTGATCTTTCCTTAAACAAATGAAGAGCACAATCTTAGCATTCACGCTGGACAGAATGATGTTGACTTGCATTGTTTTGAGAAAATGTGAGGAGGCTGATTGGTGAGGTGTGAGCACATTATGGTCAGACACGACTGAGTGGAGAAGATTGCTCTAGAGTCTAGACTCTAGTGTCGTTCATTTTCATGCATCCACGGACGCTGCCGCATTGACCATTTTTGTTATTTGGTAGTACTATATACCATTCATTGACTCATCAAGTTTAAATTCTGCCGTATTCGGTTAGACTTTTATTTCATTCGTACACTTAGGCTAGTTTTAATAAGGGTTTCATTATTTTGGAAATAATATAGAAGAGTTTTATCTCCATAAAACTATCTCTACTcctatgaaactcttatcatctctctcttcatcaaTATAGTGTCATGTCAGTATATTTTATGTGCATGAAACTTTTATAAAATCttaattgagactggccttaattAGTTTTTTCATTTCTATACATATGTGGGTCCATGCTTCTCTTTTCATGGTCCTTTTTTGCTTCTGCTCTCCAAATTATATTTGTTGAGAGTATATATACAAGTTTATGGAAATAACTCTagtatttaaaaattctttttTTGCGAGCAAGTATTTAAAAATCCTTGGTAGTGAAGCTATTTCTTCACATCTCTCACCAAAAATAAaagtgaaaggatcaagatgcccaagagggggggtgaattgggcttctctaaaaatttaagcaacctataagctctaattcaaccccttgtgcctagtgtgacttagagagctaccggataaaaagttttgcaacctagttccaatcctattctagcatggcaattctaagaatataaaaacacaaagtaaatgctagaaagtaaaggagtagtggaagaaagtgctcggcgatgttttgccgaggtatcggagagtcgccactctccactagtcctcgttggagcacccgcgcaagggtcttgctcccccttggtccgcgcaaggaccaagtgctctctacgagctgattcttcgacacttcgtcgcggtgaatcgcccaaaaccgctcacaagcttgacacgagccacccacaagaactccgggcggtcttcgtgcctccaatcaccaccgaaccgtctaggtgatggcgatcaccaagagtaacaagcaacgaactctcacttgacccaaacaaggctctagagagtggttgatgcacacttgactcttggaactcactagagaaggattctctcaagaaatcactcaaaactcaatcctctctaggctcttgcaactctcttgctccacaacatggttctctgatgttcaaatgggcaagagaactctcatggacgaggtggaggagtataaatactatccacgaagtccaaaggtcggtcaaccgttttccactgaaaacggggtcatcggacgcacattatgttgcaccggacgcactgcaccgagcgtccggtgcttcataacggctaactgtccttcactctgacaggtcaccggaagctaactctcagcgtccggtgcaccgtccggtgctcggggaaactttacatgctccctgcgcatgggaccggacgctacacggagcgtccggtgctcaaggaaagcttgcaacctccctgggtaagggaccggacgctacccggtgcgtccggtgcctaaccctaagcaccacactgttccaacggctaacgacctcaccggacgcactcacagagcgtccggtgcagtgtccggtgcccctttgggcacccaaactacgccgaaacgcgatcgctccaaaacgaagttggtttctctcgatctaaggactgtctctgagctgcctagtgctaggtttaccaagtgtgcaccacacctaaacctaaagccttgcctaagtcaagctactagatcaaagcccctcttaatagtacggtcaaaggaaaacaaagtcctaaactactctaagtgcccttcttctccatatggcacttagaccagtccagtcttgacgatgtccatccgtcctttgaaaatcgaaacgatttccactattaagtaggcatgtacgtccctgtccatcgagtacctatttaccatgaccttacctatgactttgcctctgcaaaacacacattagtcacagtaatcaataatgtcattaatcaccgaaatcactaggggcctagatgctctttcaatctccccctttttggtgattgatgacaacctcgagtatgaaaaagagttgaggtttttaaagtgacttggtttcaataagcatgttacaataagaacaaagggattagtcatgtttatatcaaccaagtccaatatcctgcatccaaatatgtgagtggtatacgACAGGATATGTACataaggctcataagtacaacGGAGTACAACGCGGAAGCaaaagtaatatgagccaaaacacatgacaataagatatcacaataaccacaagtcatgtctcacaaccatagtatctcacacaagtgcaatgcatgaaagtaaacgtgatgcatgataaAGTAGCATACATaaaaagtatctcaaaagaataaactcctaaacaccctctctagctcccactaactcctaactctcatacgcaactctctccccctttggcatcaagcaccaaaaacctaagaagacggcgaaggaggcggagcagtggagtccctcggcacggccacgaagcgagctgcatcatctgaactgtcggccgtcgaggcagaggaggtggagtgaccctctgaagctgcaggtgctggtGAAGCGGTCCAGGTCTGCTCTGGgactgtcacaggctgtgctggctgctcgagtccggctGAGAAAGCTGGCACAGACTCGGTCactgtagctgtcgtctctggtacggtggtagacggtgcaagctgctcggacgacgctacggacgacgatagaagctctgtagtggtaactagcgttgtaaagactgcaggagcctgcagaggaggaggcgtagggtcaccagtcagagcactgtaggtgaagctgagatgtggatctgtctgcgagtcccacacaagctgtgacgctgacgctgactgaggagtgaagcctgagcggagaggagtaaactgaggtacctgctcaaagcctgaagagatagcaccctgagagacctggtgctgcgGAGTCGAAaatggctgactctgagctggtagctggagAGGCTGCTGAGACTGGCTCGGCGCTGGAGTAGGTGGCCTGACAGTggacgtgcctgggagctgaatctgcggtagctgaatcccggaggcggccatgagagcggccatcatcgctgtctgctgggcctggaaagcaagctgctgctcctgaaaggtgagaagctgacgctggagctcatcctgcatggctgcattgatggcagcctgatccctgtctcgcctcgcctgctcctcagctgcacggcgctgatctgccctcatcccctctaagatagcaagcagggcggggtctgaagcactcgaagaaccgcctgcctcATGGTCATGTGCTCTGGGAGGAAGATctgtcactggcggctgatagtcatcatccgagctgtctgaggcgaagtcaaactcgccctctgcctctgcatctgcaaacGCGCTAATAGCtacgtcctgctgctcctctgtctctgcaactgctgctgtactgcgggtgtgttgacggtggatataccatagaaatccacatacaaaacaccgtcaacatgcctcggttgcaaggggaaacgacatgacatgaacatattttatccataactagttccacttgtactcttagcttgtttatgcaggaacaacaaattcaagacattatttgacaaagccaacatcagaatcatcaagaggagatcgaggggacaacaggtgacaccctgggcccacagggagggggtcgcccgacccctctttggtgggacccaggtgtgccacctagtccaccgacataagggacccttgtggacactgctggtgggcccagaggcccagaagtggggtcgcccgaccccacatcaaaggcggttccagggtcggtggcctcccaccgaccttccccacatgtcccacatgttgatttgcccctgccgttgatcaaatggcggttgtgaggtcggtttgatccaagggtggagagaagatgtcacgcggatcgattacgtggcgatggagtaacccctactccatctccctctataaaaggcagcctccatccttcatttcaagtgtgcaattccaaggccaagtgcattacaagttccaagcatacaagtagagtagtagttagtctagagtgggagttagagtcgagtcgagcgaagct is a window encoding:
- the LOC8056679 gene encoding U-box domain-containing protein 9 translates to MAKPTPVASAEEAAAMRRRLRRLVAAVAAGSADAEAFDEAAEALAKLRDAELGPRKDNRAGDGHGDGGQNRRRTETEAAVPEHFLCPISSEIMRDPVVLASGQTYDRRFIQEWLSAGNRTCPQTQQVLSNTIIIPNHLVRSMISQWCTDNGITLPPVENQDEDLVTNNERKTFSKIFERIASSSNLSEQREAIKDLRLLTKCNSSLRAAIGEKPDSISQIISVASNPELENNAEVLEDMVTTILNLSIHESNKKIIGDDPLAIPFLIRTLQSGTMEARSNAAAAIFSLSALDSNKVKIGELGVMRPLVDLLEHGSMIAKKDAASAIFNLCMLHENKSRATKSGVIDVTLKAITDDSLVDESLAILALLSGDHETVEEIGETGGVASMLHVIKEDQCKRNKENAVAVLFAVCMYDRTKLREVAEHEKLNGSLAWLVQNGTSRARRKAVGILDKMKRTLHQPHYSC